GTTGCCCGGTTGGCCTCCGTTGCCTCCCTTCCCGTTTGCCCGGCCAGCGGCAGATAGCCGGACAGACCGGCGATCCCAGCCAGGGGCGACGAATAGCGCAGCCCGGTCATCAGCGACATCGCACAGCCCTGGGAAAACCCGCCGAGCACGATGCGCCGGGACGGGATGCCGCGCGCGACTTCCTGGTCGATCAGGCTCGCCAGATAGGTCTGCGCATCACGTAGCCCCGGCTCATCTTCCCGCAGAAGCAAATCTGGCGCGAGAAGATCATACCATGCCGGCATGCGCTCACCACCACAGACCGAAACCGGTCGGACGGGCGCGTTGGGAAAAATGAACCGGACCGCGCCGATGGAACGCAGGTCGAGCGCCTGGGCAATGGGCGCCAGATCCCGGCCACTCGCACCCAGGCCGTGAATAAGGATGATCGACGCGACGGGATTTTGTCCGGTTTCGACCTCCAGCGCTTTCAGCGGCTTCATTCCCTGCTCCCCTTTCTCATCGACGTTCATGACGCTTGATGAAACCATGGTACGGGTATAATCGTACATTATCAAGCATGCGGAGGCTGTCATGAAACTCGAAATCTGGTCTGACTATGCCTGCCCCTACTGTTATATCGGCAAGCGGTTTTTCGAAGCCGCCCTGGCCGAATTCGAACATGCCCGCGAAGTCGAGATCGTCTTCCGGGCCTTCGAACTCGATCCGACCTCGGGTCCGGCAGTGACCACCACAACACTCGACCGCATCATGCGGAAATACGGCAAAAGCCGGAGCGACGCCCAGGCCATGATCGACCACATCACATCCATGGGCGAGAGATGCGGTCTCGACATGCGTTATGCCTCGGTCCGCTACACCAACACCTTCGACGCACACCGGCTGACCAAATTCGCCGAACAGCACGGTCACGGCGCAGACATGACGGAGCGGCTGTTCCGGGCCTATTTCACCGACAACTCCCCCCTCGCCGACCATGATGTGCTTGTCGCCCTTGCGCAGGATGTCGGTCTTGATGGCGACGCCGTGCGCGCCATGCTGGCGAGCACCGACTTCGCCGAAGATGTCAGGCGTGATGAAACCCGTGCGTCACAGGCCGGCATTCATGGCGTGCCCTTTTTTGTCTTCGACGGTGCCTACGGTCT
This portion of the Komagataeibacter sp. FNDCF1 genome encodes:
- a CDS encoding alpha/beta hydrolase, whose amino-acid sequence is MNVDEKGEQGMKPLKALEVETGQNPVASIILIHGLGASGRDLAPIAQALDLRSIGAVRFIFPNAPVRPVSVCGGERMPAWYDLLAPDLLLREDEPGLRDAQTYLASLIDQEVARGIPSRRIVLGGFSQGCAMSLMTGLRYSSPLAGIAGLSGYLPLAGQTGREATEANRATPVFLAHGEGDTVVPLAAARLGRDWLRAGGHDVAWHVYPMGHEITGAEITDLNTWLSSFLTT
- a CDS encoding DsbA family oxidoreductase → MKLEIWSDYACPYCYIGKRFFEAALAEFEHAREVEIVFRAFELDPTSGPAVTTTTLDRIMRKYGKSRSDAQAMIDHITSMGERCGLDMRYASVRYTNTFDAHRLTKFAEQHGHGADMTERLFRAYFTDNSPLADHDVLVALAQDVGLDGDAVRAMLASTDFAEDVRRDETRASQAGIHGVPFFVFDGAYGLSGAQPKAQLLAALRQSWNEAHKTLSENPTTGMTCDSTGCVIPPSGSGTP